The following proteins come from a genomic window of Corallococcus sp. NCRR:
- a CDS encoding glycosyl hydrolase family 18 protein, whose protein sequence is MASKTKEDCNCADVADAADGCVKVQVHVDLKKKTLDVNMESGCTQPVGAGQAPAPTATQPLAAWNRQSGGDTFQVIFNGKVYENAWWVEAIHCPGQVDDPNTNPWRYKRDATQPEMDELGNPTDCNNPIPEPGDALTRDDAQTLAGYKKVGYERDGSGTSKLSYSSARVAKPVYNQYAQASTKPKVSAYITDWCQYDGRLDKPADQLEAKDYGRGFDLLNIPVTAYDRLIFSFMGVYKQARNPETKPGDKDIADSIIAHAEGAGFGQLGHVTLVDAWGDLASYRNCGLTAGHYDVTPTNWLNYYTESQVAGLLGGLRELKKKADAANHPLDLAFSIGGWSMSAYFSPMAADPAQRKVFIDSVIDIFTRFPMFSAVDIDWEYPGGGGLDFNPVLPEDGANFALLIEELRARLDALPALPGGKKREITIAAACDVEKLKRANIPELIRKGLNNVYLMAYDFFGFSWANELAHHTNLHASPGRPFSAEAAVKYLLESGVPSTALHMGYANYGRAAAQANPDTGTHNKQGSPLGSFEAGAVEFFDSIFNHIDFTKSPPEGKHGFTLYTDPTPNADYLYSSTMQHFISLDTPRTVKAKAEFALEHQLGGMFSWSADQDDGLLCNAAREGLGYSLTANGKTFDMAPTYKPGATRPLGPTGKGKGVK, encoded by the coding sequence ATGGCAAGCAAGACGAAGGAAGACTGCAACTGCGCTGACGTGGCCGATGCGGCCGACGGATGCGTCAAGGTCCAGGTCCACGTGGACCTGAAGAAGAAGACGCTGGATGTGAACATGGAGTCGGGGTGCACGCAGCCCGTCGGCGCGGGTCAGGCCCCGGCCCCCACGGCGACCCAGCCGCTGGCCGCCTGGAACAGGCAGAGCGGAGGTGACACCTTCCAGGTCATCTTCAACGGGAAGGTCTACGAGAACGCCTGGTGGGTCGAGGCGATTCACTGCCCTGGCCAGGTGGATGATCCGAACACCAACCCGTGGCGCTACAAGCGGGACGCCACGCAGCCGGAGATGGATGAGCTCGGCAACCCGACCGATTGCAACAACCCCATCCCCGAGCCGGGCGACGCCCTGACCCGCGACGACGCGCAGACCCTGGCCGGTTACAAGAAGGTGGGTTACGAGCGCGACGGCTCCGGCACGAGCAAGCTGTCGTACTCGTCGGCCCGGGTGGCCAAGCCCGTCTACAACCAGTACGCCCAGGCCAGCACGAAGCCGAAGGTGTCGGCCTACATCACCGACTGGTGCCAGTACGACGGCCGCCTGGACAAGCCCGCGGACCAGCTCGAGGCCAAGGACTACGGCCGCGGCTTCGACCTGCTGAACATCCCGGTGACGGCCTACGACCGGCTCATCTTCAGCTTCATGGGCGTCTACAAGCAGGCGCGCAACCCGGAGACGAAGCCCGGGGACAAGGACATCGCGGACAGCATCATCGCGCACGCGGAAGGCGCGGGCTTTGGCCAGCTGGGCCACGTGACGCTCGTGGACGCGTGGGGTGACCTGGCGTCGTACCGCAACTGCGGCCTCACCGCCGGCCACTACGACGTGACGCCGACGAACTGGCTGAACTACTACACCGAGTCGCAGGTGGCGGGCCTGCTCGGCGGTCTGCGCGAGCTGAAGAAGAAGGCCGACGCGGCGAACCACCCGCTGGACCTGGCGTTCTCCATTGGCGGCTGGTCCATGTCCGCCTACTTCTCCCCGATGGCGGCCGACCCCGCGCAGCGCAAGGTCTTCATCGACAGCGTCATCGACATCTTCACCCGCTTCCCCATGTTCTCCGCGGTGGACATCGACTGGGAGTACCCGGGCGGCGGCGGCCTGGACTTCAACCCGGTGCTCCCCGAGGACGGCGCGAACTTCGCCCTCCTCATCGAGGAGCTGCGCGCCCGCCTGGACGCCCTGCCGGCCCTGCCCGGGGGCAAGAAGCGGGAGATCACCATCGCGGCGGCGTGCGACGTGGAGAAGCTGAAGCGGGCCAACATCCCGGAGTTGATCCGCAAGGGCCTCAACAACGTCTACCTGATGGCGTACGACTTCTTCGGCTTCTCCTGGGCGAACGAGCTCGCGCACCACACCAACCTCCACGCGTCCCCGGGCCGGCCCTTCTCCGCCGAAGCCGCGGTGAAGTACCTGCTGGAGTCGGGGGTGCCCTCCACGGCGCTCCACATGGGCTACGCCAACTACGGCCGGGCCGCGGCGCAGGCCAACCCGGACACCGGCACGCACAACAAGCAGGGCAGTCCGCTGGGCTCCTTCGAGGCGGGCGCGGTGGAGTTCTTCGACTCCATCTTCAACCACATCGACTTCACGAAGAGCCCGCCGGAGGGCAAGCACGGCTTCACGCTGTACACCGACCCGACGCCCAACGCGGACTACCTGTACAGCAGCACCATGCAGCACTTCATCTCGCTGGACACGCCGCGCACGGTGAAGGCCAAGGCGGAGTTCGCCCTCGAGCACCAGCTGGGCGGCATGTTCTCCTGGTCCGCGGACCAGGATGACGGCCTGCTCTGCAACGCCGCGCGCGAGGGCCTGGGCTACTCGCTCACGGCCAACGGCAAGACGTTCGACATGGCGCCCACCTACAAGCCCGGCGCGACCCGGCCGCTGGGCCCGACGGGCAAGGGCAAGGGTGTGAAGTAG
- the tuf gene encoding elongation factor Tu: MAQEKLERNKPHANIGTIGHVDHGKTTLTAAITKVLAKSGGASFLAYDQLDKAPEERGRGIPLSTSHVEYKTANRHYTHVDCPEHADYVKNMLTGAAQLDGAILVVSAADGPMPQTREHILLARQVGVPSIVVFLNKVDLVDDAGSCELVELEVRELLSTYGFPGDDVPVIQGSALMALEGKDDNATGETAILKLLEAVDSYIPTPARAEDGPFLMPIEDVFSITGRGTVVTGRVERGVIKVGEAVEIVGLRETRSSGVTGIEMFRQLLDHGRAGDNIGVLLRGINREDVERGQVLAKPGTIQPHTKFKAEVYVLSKEEGGGNTPFRTHYRPQFYFRTTDVTGVMKLPEGSEMVMPGDNTSVEVELIAPIAMEPGVRFAVRAGGRTVGVGVVAQIIHE; encoded by the coding sequence ATGGCCCAGGAAAAGCTCGAGCGAAACAAACCCCACGCGAACATCGGAACGATCGGGCACGTGGACCACGGCAAGACGACGCTGACGGCGGCCATCACGAAGGTGCTGGCGAAGTCGGGCGGCGCCTCGTTCCTGGCGTACGACCAGCTCGACAAGGCGCCAGAAGAGCGCGGGCGTGGCATCCCCCTCTCCACGTCGCACGTGGAATACAAGACGGCGAACCGCCACTACACGCACGTCGACTGCCCGGAGCACGCCGACTATGTGAAGAACATGCTCACGGGCGCGGCGCAGCTGGACGGCGCCATCCTGGTGGTGTCGGCGGCGGACGGCCCGATGCCCCAGACGCGCGAGCACATCCTGCTGGCCCGTCAGGTGGGCGTGCCATCCATCGTGGTCTTCCTGAACAAGGTCGACCTGGTGGACGACGCAGGGTCATGCGAACTCGTGGAGTTGGAGGTCCGTGAGCTGCTGAGTACGTATGGCTTTCCCGGGGATGACGTCCCCGTCATCCAGGGCTCGGCGCTGATGGCGCTGGAAGGCAAGGACGACAACGCAACGGGCGAGACGGCCATCCTGAAGCTGCTGGAGGCGGTGGACAGCTACATCCCGACGCCGGCAAGAGCGGAGGATGGGCCCTTCTTGATGCCCATTGAAGACGTCTTCTCCATCACCGGTCGAGGCACCGTGGTGACGGGGCGCGTGGAGCGAGGTGTCATCAAGGTGGGCGAAGCAGTGGAGATCGTCGGCCTCCGGGAGACGCGGAGTTCGGGGGTGACGGGCATCGAGATGTTCCGCCAGCTGCTGGACCATGGCCGGGCGGGCGACAACATCGGCGTGCTGTTGCGTGGCATCAATCGCGAGGATGTGGAGCGCGGGCAGGTGCTGGCGAAGCCAGGCACCATCCAACCGCACACGAAGTTCAAGGCGGAAGTCTACGTGCTGTCGAAGGAGGAGGGTGGCGGCAACACCCCGTTCCGCACCCACTACCGCCCGCAGTTCTACTTCCGCACCACGGACGTGACCGGCGTCATGAAGCTGCCGGAAGGCAGCGAGATGGTCATGCCAGGTGACAACACCTCCGTGGAGGTGGAGCTCATCGCTCCCATCGCGATGGAGCCGGGTGTCCGGTTCGCGGTTCGCGCAGGAGGTCGCACCGTGGGCGTGGGCGTCGTGGCGCAGATCATCCACGAGTAG